In one Lolium rigidum isolate FL_2022 chromosome 3, APGP_CSIRO_Lrig_0.1, whole genome shotgun sequence genomic region, the following are encoded:
- the LOC124695603 gene encoding uncharacterized protein LOC124695603, with protein MASPYPTATVRPPHLAPQQPPPPPPPPAAAAAALPWSPPYARCRTADAHGRKESVAESGCPTEVADTAIHADLVEDDSDDDDGCGSCVEGSQGSGGQYDDEPAGSDNFVWWRQQSSSSSACFSWATNAAGRKTTRNHAEERDDDGGDPKAAAARRQEEDRKFWEECLGSGYP; from the coding sequence ATGGCCTCTCCGTATCCGACCGCCACCGTGCGGCCACCGCACCTAGCTCCCCAacaaccgccaccacctccgccaccaccagcggcggcggctgcagcGCTGCCATGGTCGCCGCCGTACGCAAGGTGTCGCACGGCCGACGCCCATGGAAGGAAGGAGAGCGTGGCGGAGTCGGGCTGCCCCACGGAGGTGGCGGACACGGCCATCCACGCCGATCTCGTTGAAgatgacagcgatgacgacgacggctGCGGGAGCTGCGTGGAAGGAAGCCAAGGCAGCGGGGGGCAGTACGACGACGAACCTGCTGGGAGCGACAACTTCGTCTGGTGGCGCcagcagagcagcagcagcagcgcatgTTTCTCATGGGCAACTAACGCCGCCGGTAGAAAGACGACGCGGAACCACGCCGAAGAgagggacgacgacggcggcgacccgaaggcggcggcggcgaggcggcagGAGGAGGATCGCAAGTTCTG